The following are encoded together in the Thunnus thynnus chromosome 15, fThuThy2.1, whole genome shotgun sequence genome:
- the znf384a gene encoding zinc finger protein 384a isoform X8, which produces MDDSHFNSSYFWSPVPTVQGQIENAMFLNKAKEQLGPDKGNASSFPHSSSSSTSSPHYPTAVLAIPGSVDTGAGLRLVPKQEGGGGNAGGGGGGSAPMSAIGGHLHQSHTTQNVTVVPVPSTGIMTAAGLVITTPQGSLVPTASTQSFVAGHPTATTMIVSTVHHSNTDKKGDIAVPPAVVMPTPGKRGRKSKQVMGRVAGVGGVLPPGSDALILAHLAAGGQHHTADPYDLSNDEDDHTNKDGPKSYRCRMCAVTFFSKSDMQIHAKSHTEAKPHKCPHCSKSFANSSYLSQHIRIHSGAKPYTCTYCQKTFRQLSHLQQHTRNHTEAKPHKCPHCSKSFANSSYLSQHIRIHTGAKPYTCSYCQKAFRQLSHLQQHTRIHTGDRPYKCNHPGCEKAFTQLSNLQSHRRQHNKDKPFKCHNCNRGYTDAASLEVHLSTHTVKHAKLFSCGLCNRSYTSETYLMKHMRKHNPDPLTVAATVAAQQAQGLTPGGGGGRGRGRGRGRGGGAAGGRAGQLQSQANPNNPNQNPNPGPPGSYQQPQQPTEAVVQCPFDLHQYKTVAASEIQYKPVTVADLPVAHKDLCLTVSTSAIQVEHMNS; this is translated from the exons ATGGACGATTCCCATTTCAACTCATCATACTTTTGGTCTCCCGTCCCCACTGTACAAGGACAG ATCGAGAACGCCATGTTCCTGAACAAGGCAAAGGAGCAGCTAGGTCCGGACAAGGGCAACGCCTCCTCCTTCCCTCACTCCTCGTCGtcttccacctcctccccccacTACCCCACGGCTGTGCTCGCCATCCCCGGCTCGGTGGACACGGGGGCAGGGTTGCGGCTGGTCCCCAAACAGGAAGGAGGTGGGGGTAACGCGGGAggaggcggcggcggcagcgCACCCATGAGTGCAATCGGGGGACACCTACACCAGTCGCACACCACCCAGAACGTGACTGTTGTGCCCGTTCCCTCCACGGGTATCATGACGGCAG CGGGGTTAGTCATCACAACCCCTCAAGGCTCACTGGTCCCCACTGCCTCCACGCAGTCATTTGTAGCTGGACACCCCACTGCCACCACCATGATAGTGTCTACAGTGCACCACTCAAATACAG ACAAGAAGGGTGACATTGCTGTCCCCCCTGCAGTTGTCATGCCGACGCCAGGGAAGCGAGGCAGGAAGAGCAAACAGGTGATGGGCAGAGTGGCCGGGGTGGGTGGAGTCCTCCCTCCAGGAAGTGATGCATTAATATTGGCACACCTCGCTGCTGGTGGACAG CACCATACCGCCGACCCCTATGACCTATCGAATGATGAAGATGATCATACCAACAAAGACGGCCCCAAATCCTACAG GTGTCGGATGTGCGCAGTGACGTTCTTCAGCAAGTCAGACATGCAGATCCACGCCAAGTCCCACACTGAGGCCAAGCCCCACAAGTGCCCCCACTGTTCCAAGTCGTTTGCCAACTCCAGCTACCTGTCCCAGCACATCCGCATCCACAGCGGGGCCAAGCCCTACACCTGCACCTACTGCCAGAAAACATTCAGGCAGCTCAGCCACCTACAGCAGCACACACG AAACCACACTGAGGCCAAGCCCCACAAGTGTCCCCACTGCTCCAAGTCGTTTGCCAACTCCAGCTACCTGTCCCAGCACATCCGCATCCACACCGGGGCCAAGCCCTACACCTGCTCCTACTGCCAGAAAGCATTCAGGCAGCTCAGCCACCTACAGCAGCACACACG gattcACACTGGTGACCGGCCGTACAAGTGTAACCATCCTGGCTGTGAGAAAGCTTTCACTCAGTTGTCCAACTTACAG TCTCACCGTCGGCAGCACAACAAAGACAAGCCGTTCAAGTGCCACAACTGTAACCGTGGTTACACGGATGCCGCCAGCCTGGAGGTGCACCTGTCCACACACACCGTCAAACATGCCAAGCTGTTCTCCTGTGGCCTCTGTAACAGATCCTATACCTCG GAGACTTATCTAATGAAACACATGAGGAAGCACAACCCCGACCCGCTAACAGTGGCGGCAACAGTCGCCGCTCAGCAAGCCCAGGGCCTCACGCCGGGCGGAGGAGGCGGCAGGGGCAGGGGCCGCGGCCGAGGGAGAGGAGGCGGCGCTGCTGGAGGAAGAGCGGGCCAGCTCCAGAGCCAGGCTAACCCTAACAACCCCAACCAGAACCCGAACCCCGGACCCCCCGGCAGCTACCAACAACCCCAGCAACCCACAGAAGCTGTAGTTCAATGCCCATTTGACCTGCATCAGTACAAGACTGTAGCAGCCAGTGAAATCCAGTACAAACCAGTCACTGTGGCTGACCTGCCAGTGGCACACAAAGACCTCTGCCTCACCGTCTCCACATCAGCCATACAGGTGGAGCACATGAACTCATAG
- the znf384a gene encoding zinc finger protein 384a isoform X5, giving the protein MPYRLVAVMHQFVVCEPPINLKKSRRRRRRLWRAGGKKKGEKKRRKKKAFLRGLRGGFGQSFPTVPTRGRSGGVHGESISPIENAMFLNKAKEQLGPDKGNASSFPHSSSSSTSSPHYPTAVLAIPGSVDTGAGLRLVPKQEGGGGNAGGGGGGSAPMSAIGGHLHQSHTTQNVTVVPVPSTGIMTADKKGDIAVPPAVVMPTPGKRGRKSKQVMGRVAGVGGVLPPGSDALILAHLAAGGQHHTADPYDLSNDEDDHTNKDGPKSYRCRMCAVTFFSKSDMQIHAKSHTEAKPHKCPHCSKSFANSSYLSQHIRIHSGAKPYTCTYCQKTFRQLSHLQQHTRNHTEAKPHKCPHCSKSFANSSYLSQHIRIHTGAKPYTCSYCQKAFRQLSHLQQHTRIHTGDRPYKCNHPGCEKAFTQLSNLQSHRRQHNKDKPFKCHNCNRGYTDAASLEVHLSTHTVKHAKLFSCGLCNRSYTSETYLMKHMRKHNPDPLTVAATVAAQQAQGLTPGGGGGRGRGRGRGRGGGAAGGRAGQLQSQANPNNPNQNPNPGPPGSYQQPQQPTEAVVQCPFDLHQYKTVAASEIQYKPVTVADLPVAHKDLCLTVSTSAIQVEHMNS; this is encoded by the exons ATGCCATACCGGttggtggcggtaatgcaccaaTTCGTTGTTTGCGAACCGCCAATAAACCTCAAaaaaagtagaagaagaagaagaaggctgtGGAGagctggagggaaaaaaaagggagaaaaaaaacgaaggaaaaaaaaggcatttctgAGGGGTTTGAGGGGCGGATTTGGACAAAGTTTCCCAACTGTCCCGACCCGAGGAAGATCCGGGGGGGTTCACGGGGAATCGATTTCACCG ATCGAGAACGCCATGTTCCTGAACAAGGCAAAGGAGCAGCTAGGTCCGGACAAGGGCAACGCCTCCTCCTTCCCTCACTCCTCGTCGtcttccacctcctccccccacTACCCCACGGCTGTGCTCGCCATCCCCGGCTCGGTGGACACGGGGGCAGGGTTGCGGCTGGTCCCCAAACAGGAAGGAGGTGGGGGTAACGCGGGAggaggcggcggcggcagcgCACCCATGAGTGCAATCGGGGGACACCTACACCAGTCGCACACCACCCAGAACGTGACTGTTGTGCCCGTTCCCTCCACGGGTATCATGACGGCAG ACAAGAAGGGTGACATTGCTGTCCCCCCTGCAGTTGTCATGCCGACGCCAGGGAAGCGAGGCAGGAAGAGCAAACAGGTGATGGGCAGAGTGGCCGGGGTGGGTGGAGTCCTCCCTCCAGGAAGTGATGCATTAATATTGGCACACCTCGCTGCTGGTGGACAG CACCATACCGCCGACCCCTATGACCTATCGAATGATGAAGATGATCATACCAACAAAGACGGCCCCAAATCCTACAG GTGTCGGATGTGCGCAGTGACGTTCTTCAGCAAGTCAGACATGCAGATCCACGCCAAGTCCCACACTGAGGCCAAGCCCCACAAGTGCCCCCACTGTTCCAAGTCGTTTGCCAACTCCAGCTACCTGTCCCAGCACATCCGCATCCACAGCGGGGCCAAGCCCTACACCTGCACCTACTGCCAGAAAACATTCAGGCAGCTCAGCCACCTACAGCAGCACACACG AAACCACACTGAGGCCAAGCCCCACAAGTGTCCCCACTGCTCCAAGTCGTTTGCCAACTCCAGCTACCTGTCCCAGCACATCCGCATCCACACCGGGGCCAAGCCCTACACCTGCTCCTACTGCCAGAAAGCATTCAGGCAGCTCAGCCACCTACAGCAGCACACACG gattcACACTGGTGACCGGCCGTACAAGTGTAACCATCCTGGCTGTGAGAAAGCTTTCACTCAGTTGTCCAACTTACAG TCTCACCGTCGGCAGCACAACAAAGACAAGCCGTTCAAGTGCCACAACTGTAACCGTGGTTACACGGATGCCGCCAGCCTGGAGGTGCACCTGTCCACACACACCGTCAAACATGCCAAGCTGTTCTCCTGTGGCCTCTGTAACAGATCCTATACCTCG GAGACTTATCTAATGAAACACATGAGGAAGCACAACCCCGACCCGCTAACAGTGGCGGCAACAGTCGCCGCTCAGCAAGCCCAGGGCCTCACGCCGGGCGGAGGAGGCGGCAGGGGCAGGGGCCGCGGCCGAGGGAGAGGAGGCGGCGCTGCTGGAGGAAGAGCGGGCCAGCTCCAGAGCCAGGCTAACCCTAACAACCCCAACCAGAACCCGAACCCCGGACCCCCCGGCAGCTACCAACAACCCCAGCAACCCACAGAAGCTGTAGTTCAATGCCCATTTGACCTGCATCAGTACAAGACTGTAGCAGCCAGTGAAATCCAGTACAAACCAGTCACTGTGGCTGACCTGCCAGTGGCACACAAAGACCTCTGCCTCACCGTCTCCACATCAGCCATACAGGTGGAGCACATGAACTCATAG
- the znf384a gene encoding zinc finger protein 384a isoform X4 — MPYRLVAVMHQFVVCEPPINLKKSRRRRRRLWRAGGKKKGEKKRRKKKAFLRGLRGGFGQSFPTVPTRGRSGGVHGESISPIENAMFLNKAKEQLGPDKGNASSFPHSSSSSTSSPHYPTAVLAIPGSVDTGAGLRLVPKQEGGGGNAGGGGGGSAPMSAIGGHLHQSHTTQNVTVVPVPSTGIMTAAGLVITTPQGSLVPTASTQSFVAGHPTATTMIVSTVHHSNTVVMPTPGKRGRKSKQVMGRVAGVGGVLPPGSDALILAHLAAGGQHHTADPYDLSNDEDDHTNKDGPKSYRCRMCAVTFFSKSDMQIHAKSHTEAKPHKCPHCSKSFANSSYLSQHIRIHSGAKPYTCTYCQKTFRQLSHLQQHTRNHTEAKPHKCPHCSKSFANSSYLSQHIRIHTGAKPYTCSYCQKAFRQLSHLQQHTRIHTGDRPYKCNHPGCEKAFTQLSNLQSHRRQHNKDKPFKCHNCNRGYTDAASLEVHLSTHTVKHAKLFSCGLCNRSYTSETYLMKHMRKHNPDPLTVAATVAAQQAQGLTPGGGGGRGRGRGRGRGGGAAGGRAGQLQSQANPNNPNQNPNPGPPGSYQQPQQPTEAVVQCPFDLHQYKTVAASEIQYKPVTVADLPVAHKDLCLTVSTSAIQVEHMNS; from the exons ATGCCATACCGGttggtggcggtaatgcaccaaTTCGTTGTTTGCGAACCGCCAATAAACCTCAAaaaaagtagaagaagaagaagaaggctgtGGAGagctggagggaaaaaaaagggagaaaaaaaacgaaggaaaaaaaaggcatttctgAGGGGTTTGAGGGGCGGATTTGGACAAAGTTTCCCAACTGTCCCGACCCGAGGAAGATCCGGGGGGGTTCACGGGGAATCGATTTCACCG ATCGAGAACGCCATGTTCCTGAACAAGGCAAAGGAGCAGCTAGGTCCGGACAAGGGCAACGCCTCCTCCTTCCCTCACTCCTCGTCGtcttccacctcctccccccacTACCCCACGGCTGTGCTCGCCATCCCCGGCTCGGTGGACACGGGGGCAGGGTTGCGGCTGGTCCCCAAACAGGAAGGAGGTGGGGGTAACGCGGGAggaggcggcggcggcagcgCACCCATGAGTGCAATCGGGGGACACCTACACCAGTCGCACACCACCCAGAACGTGACTGTTGTGCCCGTTCCCTCCACGGGTATCATGACGGCAG CGGGGTTAGTCATCACAACCCCTCAAGGCTCACTGGTCCCCACTGCCTCCACGCAGTCATTTGTAGCTGGACACCCCACTGCCACCACCATGATAGTGTCTACAGTGCACCACTCAAATACAG TTGTCATGCCGACGCCAGGGAAGCGAGGCAGGAAGAGCAAACAGGTGATGGGCAGAGTGGCCGGGGTGGGTGGAGTCCTCCCTCCAGGAAGTGATGCATTAATATTGGCACACCTCGCTGCTGGTGGACAG CACCATACCGCCGACCCCTATGACCTATCGAATGATGAAGATGATCATACCAACAAAGACGGCCCCAAATCCTACAG GTGTCGGATGTGCGCAGTGACGTTCTTCAGCAAGTCAGACATGCAGATCCACGCCAAGTCCCACACTGAGGCCAAGCCCCACAAGTGCCCCCACTGTTCCAAGTCGTTTGCCAACTCCAGCTACCTGTCCCAGCACATCCGCATCCACAGCGGGGCCAAGCCCTACACCTGCACCTACTGCCAGAAAACATTCAGGCAGCTCAGCCACCTACAGCAGCACACACG AAACCACACTGAGGCCAAGCCCCACAAGTGTCCCCACTGCTCCAAGTCGTTTGCCAACTCCAGCTACCTGTCCCAGCACATCCGCATCCACACCGGGGCCAAGCCCTACACCTGCTCCTACTGCCAGAAAGCATTCAGGCAGCTCAGCCACCTACAGCAGCACACACG gattcACACTGGTGACCGGCCGTACAAGTGTAACCATCCTGGCTGTGAGAAAGCTTTCACTCAGTTGTCCAACTTACAG TCTCACCGTCGGCAGCACAACAAAGACAAGCCGTTCAAGTGCCACAACTGTAACCGTGGTTACACGGATGCCGCCAGCCTGGAGGTGCACCTGTCCACACACACCGTCAAACATGCCAAGCTGTTCTCCTGTGGCCTCTGTAACAGATCCTATACCTCG GAGACTTATCTAATGAAACACATGAGGAAGCACAACCCCGACCCGCTAACAGTGGCGGCAACAGTCGCCGCTCAGCAAGCCCAGGGCCTCACGCCGGGCGGAGGAGGCGGCAGGGGCAGGGGCCGCGGCCGAGGGAGAGGAGGCGGCGCTGCTGGAGGAAGAGCGGGCCAGCTCCAGAGCCAGGCTAACCCTAACAACCCCAACCAGAACCCGAACCCCGGACCCCCCGGCAGCTACCAACAACCCCAGCAACCCACAGAAGCTGTAGTTCAATGCCCATTTGACCTGCATCAGTACAAGACTGTAGCAGCCAGTGAAATCCAGTACAAACCAGTCACTGTGGCTGACCTGCCAGTGGCACACAAAGACCTCTGCCTCACCGTCTCCACATCAGCCATACAGGTGGAGCACATGAACTCATAG
- the znf384a gene encoding zinc finger protein 384a isoform X2, which yields MPYRLVAVMHQFVVCEPPINLKKSRRRRRRLWRAGGKKKGEKKRRKKKAFLRGLRGGFGQSFPTVPTRGRSGGVHGESISPIENAMFLNKAKEQLGPDKGNASSFPHSSSSSTSSPHYPTAVLAIPGSVDTGAGLRLVPKQEGGGGNAGGGGGGSAPMSAIGGHLHQSHTTQNVTVVPVPSTGIMTAAGLVITTPQGSLVPTASTQSFVAGHPTATTMIVSTVHHSNTDKKGDIAVPPAVVMPTPGKRGRKSKQVMGRVAGVGGVLPPGSDALILAHLAAGGQHHTADPYDLSNDEDDHTNKDGPKSYRCRMCAVTFFSKSDMQIHAKSHTEAKPHKCPHCSKSFANSSYLSQHIRIHSGAKPYTCTYCQKTFRQLSHLQQHTRNHTEAKPHKCPHCSKSFANSSYLSQHIRIHTGAKPYTCSYCQKAFRQLSHLQQHTRIHTGDRPYKCNHPGCEKAFTQLSNLQSHRRQHNKDKPFKCHNCNRGYTDAASLEVHLSTHTVKHAKLFSCGLCNRSYTSETYLMKHMRKHNPDPLTVAATVAAQQAQGLTPGGGGGRGRGRGRGRGGGAAGGRAGQLQSQANPNNPNQNPNPGPPGSYQQPQQPTEAVVQCPFDLHQYKTVAASEIQYKPVTVADLPVAHKDLCLTVSTSAIQVEHMNS from the exons ATGCCATACCGGttggtggcggtaatgcaccaaTTCGTTGTTTGCGAACCGCCAATAAACCTCAAaaaaagtagaagaagaagaagaaggctgtGGAGagctggagggaaaaaaaagggagaaaaaaaacgaaggaaaaaaaaggcatttctgAGGGGTTTGAGGGGCGGATTTGGACAAAGTTTCCCAACTGTCCCGACCCGAGGAAGATCCGGGGGGGTTCACGGGGAATCGATTTCACCG ATCGAGAACGCCATGTTCCTGAACAAGGCAAAGGAGCAGCTAGGTCCGGACAAGGGCAACGCCTCCTCCTTCCCTCACTCCTCGTCGtcttccacctcctccccccacTACCCCACGGCTGTGCTCGCCATCCCCGGCTCGGTGGACACGGGGGCAGGGTTGCGGCTGGTCCCCAAACAGGAAGGAGGTGGGGGTAACGCGGGAggaggcggcggcggcagcgCACCCATGAGTGCAATCGGGGGACACCTACACCAGTCGCACACCACCCAGAACGTGACTGTTGTGCCCGTTCCCTCCACGGGTATCATGACGGCAG CGGGGTTAGTCATCACAACCCCTCAAGGCTCACTGGTCCCCACTGCCTCCACGCAGTCATTTGTAGCTGGACACCCCACTGCCACCACCATGATAGTGTCTACAGTGCACCACTCAAATACAG ACAAGAAGGGTGACATTGCTGTCCCCCCTGCAGTTGTCATGCCGACGCCAGGGAAGCGAGGCAGGAAGAGCAAACAGGTGATGGGCAGAGTGGCCGGGGTGGGTGGAGTCCTCCCTCCAGGAAGTGATGCATTAATATTGGCACACCTCGCTGCTGGTGGACAG CACCATACCGCCGACCCCTATGACCTATCGAATGATGAAGATGATCATACCAACAAAGACGGCCCCAAATCCTACAG GTGTCGGATGTGCGCAGTGACGTTCTTCAGCAAGTCAGACATGCAGATCCACGCCAAGTCCCACACTGAGGCCAAGCCCCACAAGTGCCCCCACTGTTCCAAGTCGTTTGCCAACTCCAGCTACCTGTCCCAGCACATCCGCATCCACAGCGGGGCCAAGCCCTACACCTGCACCTACTGCCAGAAAACATTCAGGCAGCTCAGCCACCTACAGCAGCACACACG AAACCACACTGAGGCCAAGCCCCACAAGTGTCCCCACTGCTCCAAGTCGTTTGCCAACTCCAGCTACCTGTCCCAGCACATCCGCATCCACACCGGGGCCAAGCCCTACACCTGCTCCTACTGCCAGAAAGCATTCAGGCAGCTCAGCCACCTACAGCAGCACACACG gattcACACTGGTGACCGGCCGTACAAGTGTAACCATCCTGGCTGTGAGAAAGCTTTCACTCAGTTGTCCAACTTACAG TCTCACCGTCGGCAGCACAACAAAGACAAGCCGTTCAAGTGCCACAACTGTAACCGTGGTTACACGGATGCCGCCAGCCTGGAGGTGCACCTGTCCACACACACCGTCAAACATGCCAAGCTGTTCTCCTGTGGCCTCTGTAACAGATCCTATACCTCG GAGACTTATCTAATGAAACACATGAGGAAGCACAACCCCGACCCGCTAACAGTGGCGGCAACAGTCGCCGCTCAGCAAGCCCAGGGCCTCACGCCGGGCGGAGGAGGCGGCAGGGGCAGGGGCCGCGGCCGAGGGAGAGGAGGCGGCGCTGCTGGAGGAAGAGCGGGCCAGCTCCAGAGCCAGGCTAACCCTAACAACCCCAACCAGAACCCGAACCCCGGACCCCCCGGCAGCTACCAACAACCCCAGCAACCCACAGAAGCTGTAGTTCAATGCCCATTTGACCTGCATCAGTACAAGACTGTAGCAGCCAGTGAAATCCAGTACAAACCAGTCACTGTGGCTGACCTGCCAGTGGCACACAAAGACCTCTGCCTCACCGTCTCCACATCAGCCATACAGGTGGAGCACATGAACTCATAG